Proteins encoded in a region of the Acomys russatus chromosome 14, mAcoRus1.1, whole genome shotgun sequence genome:
- the Scn4b gene encoding sodium channel subunit beta-4, producing MSRSGDRDSISARWLGTGLLGLFLLPMSLSLEVSVGKATTIYAINGSAILLPCTFSSCFGFENLYFRWSYNNSETYRILIDGIVKNEKSDPKVRVKDDDRITLEGSTKEKTNNISILLSDLDFSDSGRYTCFVRNPKERELNNSATITLQVVDKLEEVDNTVTLIILAVVGGVIGLLICILMLKKLITFILKKTREKKKECLVSSSGNDNTENGLPGSKAEEKPPTKV from the exons GTCTCTTCCTGCTCCCCATGTCGCTGTCGTTGGAGGTGTCTGTGGGAAAGGCCACCACCATCTACGCTATCAACGGCTCAGCGATCCTGCTGCCCTGCACCTTCTCCAGCTGTTTCGGCTTTGAGAACCTCTACTTTAGGTGGTCCTACAATAACAGCGAAACATACAGGATT CTCATCGACGGGATCGTGAAGAATGAAAAATCTGACCCTAAGGTGAGGGTGAAAGACGATGACCGCATCACCCTGGAGGGCTCCACTAAGGAGAAGACGAACAACATCTCCATCCTGTTGAGTGACCTGGACTTCAGTGACTCAGGCAGATACACCTGCTTCGTGAGGAACCCCAAGGAGAGGGAGTTGAACAACTCTGCCACCATCACCCTCCAAGTGGTTGATAAAT TGGAAGAAGTGGACAACACGGTGACACTCATCATCCTGGCTGTGGTGGGCGGGGTCATTGGACTTCTCATCTGCATCCTAATGCTGAAGAAGCTCATCACCTTCATCCTGAAGAAGACCCGTGAGAAGAA aaAGGAATGTCTCGTGAGTTCCTCTGGGAATGACAACACAGAGAATGGGCTACCTGGCTCCAAGGCAGAAGAGAAGCCACCCACAAAAGTGTGA
- the Tmprss4 gene encoding transmembrane protease serine 4 → MALEGVIHTNQNCHQTQAQGRRLWPWGRNGFQGLSAHSSLCLVLFADVASYRKPRRPLETFKKVGVPIIAVVLSLVAIAIVAILIKVILDKYYFVCRSPLTFIPRAQVCDGHLDCALGEDEDHCVKNFPEKPGVAVRLSKDRSTLQVLDAATGTWASACFDNFTEVLAKTACRQMGYDSQPTYRAVAIGPDQDLAVAQVTGNSQELQMQNSSGSCMSGSLVSLSCFDCGKSLKTPRVVGGAEASVDSWPWQVSIQYKKQHVCGGSILDAHWVLTAAHCFRKHVDVASWKVRVGSDKLGHFPSLPVAKIFVTEHNALYPKEKDIALVKLQSPLTFSGTVKPICLPFSDEVLAPATPLWVIGWGFTEQNGGKMSDTLLQASVQVIDSTRCNAEDAYQGEVTAEMLCAGTPHGGVDTCQGDSGGPLMYHSDRWQVVGIVSWGHGCGGPSTPGVYTKVTAYLDWIGNVRKSEM, encoded by the exons ATGGCACTGGAAG GGGTAATCCACACCAACCAAAACTGTCACCAGACACAAGCCCAGGGCAGAAGACTATGGCCTTGGGGCAGGAATGGGTTCCAAGGGCTGTCGGCACACTCCTCCCTCTGTCTTGTTCTCTTTGCAGATGTCGCTTCCTACCGGAAACCCCGCAGGCCCCTGGAGACCTTCAAGAAAGTGGGGGTCCCCATCATCGCGGTGGTGCTGAGCCTGGTAGCCATCGCGATCGTAGCCATCCTCA TCAAGGTGATTCTGGATAAATACTACTTCGTCTGTCGAAGTCCCCTGACCTTCATCCCGAGGGCGCAGGTGTGTGACGGCCACCTTGACTGCGCCTTGGGGGAGGATGAGGACCACTGTGTCAAGAACTTCCCCGAGAAGCCTGGAGTGGCAG TCCGCCTCTCCAAGGACCGATCCACTCTGCAGGTGCTGGATGCAGCCACAGGGACCTGGGCCTCTGCCTGCTTTGACAATTTCACAGAAGTGCTGGCCAAGACAGCCTGCAGACAGATGGGCTATGACAG CCAACCCACGTACAGAGCAGTGGCGATTGGCCCAGACCAGGACCTCGCTGTCGCTCAAGTCACGGGAAACAGCCAGGAACTTCAGATGCAGAATTCAAGTGG ATCCTGCATGTCAGGCTCCCTGGTTTCCCTGAGCTGCTTTG ACTGTGGAAAGAGCCTGAAGACTCCTCGTGTGGTGGGCGGGGCCGAGGCCTCTGTGGATTCTTGGCCCTGGCAGGTCAGCATCCAGTACAAAAAGCAGCATGTCTGTGGTGGGAGCATCCTGGATGCCCACTGGGTCCTCACAGCAGCCCACTGTTTCAG GAAGCATGTTGATGTGGCCAGCTGGAAGGTGAGGGTTGGCTCAGACAAACTGGGCCACTTTCCGTCCTTGCCTGTGGCCAAGATCTTCGTCACTGAGCATAATGCCCTGTACCCTAAAGAGAAGGACATTGCCCTCGTTAAGCTGCAGTCGCCCCTCACATTCTCAG GCACAGTCAAGCCCATCTGCCTGCCCTTCTCTGATGAAGTGCTCGCCCCAGCCACACCACTCTGGGTTATCGGATGGGGCTTTACAGAGCAAAATGGAG GAAAGATGTCTGACACGCTGCTGCAGGCATCAGTCCAAGTCATTGACAGCACACGGTGCAATGCAGAGGATGCCTACCAGGGAGAAGTGACCGCTGAGATGCTGTGCGCAGGTACCCCACATGGTGGTGTGGACACCTGCCAG GGTGACAGTGGTGGGCCTTTGATGTACCACTCTGACCGGTGGCAGGTAGTCGGCATCGTGAGCTGGGGCCATGGCTGTGGGGGCCCAAGTACTCCTGGCGTGTACACCAAGGTCACTGCCTATCTCGACTGGATAGGCAATGTGAGGAAG TCTGAGATGTAA